A genomic stretch from Enterobacter dykesii includes:
- the ychH gene encoding stress-induced protein YchH: MKRKNASLLGNVLMGLGLFVMVGGVGYSILNQLPQIDLPQYFAHGAILSIFVGAVLWLAGARVSGHEEVCDKYWWVRHYDKRCRRDQHKHS, translated from the coding sequence ATGAAACGCAAAAACGCTTCGTTACTCGGTAACGTGCTGATGGGGTTGGGGCTGTTCGTGATGGTAGGCGGCGTGGGTTATTCCATCTTAAACCAGTTACCTCAGATTGACCTCCCGCAATACTTCGCGCATGGGGCGATATTGAGCATCTTCGTTGGTGCGGTATTGTGGCTCGCCGGGGCGCGCGTGAGCGGACATGAGGAGGTCTGCGATAAATACTGGTGGGTGCGCCACTACGACAAACGCTGTCGTCGCGATCAGCATAAGCACAGCTAG